A single region of the bacterium genome encodes:
- a CDS encoding lipid-binding SYLF domain-containing protein gives MNNIVKSVVFLLVVTFLLVPAKGFAQTRGELTARIERAQKYLGDIMEAPDTSIPQSIMENCHGIIILRQYKAGFIFGVKGGQGIVLVKDETTNEWSPPAFVKTGEGSFGLQIGGQSIDSIFLIMNKDGMEMLNKTKFKIGLDASAAIGPIGRNAEAKVGPGTAILVYSRAKGLYAGASFEGGLLLNDDTANRKFYDVKDITIQDILFDNKANMPKEAKPLINLLNDYIN, from the coding sequence ATGAATAACATAGTAAAAAGTGTGGTATTTTTGCTCGTTGTAACTTTTCTTTTGGTACCAGCGAAAGGGTTTGCTCAGACAAGAGGTGAGCTTACAGCGCGCATTGAAAGAGCACAAAAATATCTTGGAGACATTATGGAAGCTCCTGATACTTCCATTCCACAATCAATCATGGAAAACTGTCACGGAATAATAATTCTGCGTCAATATAAAGCAGGATTTATTTTTGGAGTAAAGGGAGGACAGGGAATAGTTCTTGTTAAAGACGAAACTACAAATGAGTGGAGTCCTCCGGCATTTGTAAAAACCGGCGAGGGCAGTTTTGGTCTACAGATTGGCGGACAATCAATTGACTCTATATTTTTAATTATGAACAAAGACGGGATGGAAATGTTAAACAAAACTAAATTCAAGATTGGGTTAGATGCTTCTGCCGCAATAGGACCTATAGGAAGAAACGCAGAAGCCAAAGTGGGTCCCGGGACAGCCATACTTGTATATTCAAGAGCCAAAGGTCTATATGCAGGAGCATCATTTGAGGGGGGACTTCTTTTAAATGATGACACTGCCAATAGAAAGTTTTACGATGTAAAAGACATTACTATTCAGGACATTCTTTTTGACAATAAAGCAAACATGCCAAAGGAAGCAAAACCTTTAATTAATTTATTGAATGATTATATCAACTAA